The Caldisericum sp. DNA segment TCAAAATTTCCTTCATATCAATCAACCCCTTTCACATTTTCAAATATACCAAAATATTATACAGATTTCGAATACTTTTGCAACAAATTTTAAAGCTTTTTGCTATAATAATTTAAAAACTTCCGGAGGCACTTATGGAAAAGAAAACTGGATTAATTGTAAACCTTAGTCTTTTTCTTCTTTTTCTTGTGTGGGCAAACTCCTACACATTTATTAAAATTGCAGAAAGACAACTTGAACCAATTGCACTTGTTATAGCAAGATTTTTTATAATTTTCCCTTTCTTATTTCTTTTTAAAGATTTTTATTCCGGTTTAAAAAAGATAAATTCAATTAACGACTTTTTAAAGATATTTTTAGTTGGGCTCCTCATAGTTCCTTCATACCACATATTTCTAAATACCGCTGAAACAATGATTAACGCATCAGTTGCAGCACTTGTTGCTGGTTTTAGCCCCGTTATTACTGGCGTTTTTTCATCATTGATACTCAAAGAGAAACTTGAAAGAAAAAGAATCTTAGGTCTTTTTATTTCTCTTTTAGGAGTTATACTTCTTACCTATGGTATTTCCCACAAATTTGAAATCAAGAATACATTAGGCGTTATTTTAAGTTTGACATCAGTTACATCTTGGGCTCTTGCAACAGTTACATCGAAGTCCCTTTACAACAAGTTTAAGCCAATTGAAGTTAATACACTCGGCCTTTTCTTTGGGACTCTTGCACTAACACCTTTCATAAAAAGAAGCTACATTGAACAGATTCTAAGCATGAATACGCAAACTCTTATCGCTGTCTTGTATCTTGGAGTGCTGTGTATCCTTATAGGTTATGCAGTCTGGTTTAAAGCACTCGAATATAAAGAAGCTTCGACAACCGCAACATTTATATATTTAAACCCAATAATAGGAAGTTTAAGCGGTGTAATATTCCTCAAAGAACCAATGAATATAACAATGATAATAGGTGGAATTACAATAATTCTTGGCTTGTTCTTTGTTAATCCGTTGAAGATGCAGAAGAAATAGCCTTAAAAGAAAGAATAATTCTATCAAGAACGATTGATGCAGCGCTCCTCACCGAGAGGTGATTGAAGTCCGTAATGCCTACTATTGGCGGTAAAAAGCCATCAAAGTTTACTTCAAAGTCCTCAGGTATTCCCCAGCCAGTCCCGAAGCAAACAAGCACAGGCTTGTCTTCTATGAGCCTCTTTGCAATAAAGTCATAATCAACCTTGTTTTTACGCTCTTTTGCAGATGTTCCGATAATGAAAGGCTTTTCTTTTTCCTTTGATTCTATATCCTTAATTACATCGAAAAGTGAATCCTTAACATCCATTACTGAAATTGCCTCTAATCGATTAGGATTGTATTCATAGCCAACAGTTTGCCAGAACCGGACAATCCTGGACACGACCTTCTTCTGCTCTTCCATAGGTTGCACTACATAAAAGGTTTTAACTCCATAGGTTCTTGCTGCTCTCGACATATCATGAAGGTCATGGATAACGATACTTGTTGCAACAATTTCTCTATTTTTGTTATATGCTGGGTAATGAAGAAGAGCCATATAAAGTTTAATCATGTTATTCTCCTTATTAACTCCTCAATTTCCAATCCGATTTCTTTTAAGAGTTCTTTTTCTTCTTTGGTAAATTCGTGCTTTAAAAGCAAATCTGGTCTCTTAAGTAAAGTCCTTTTAAGAGATTCCTTTTTTCTAAATCTTTCAATTTCCTTGTGGTTTCCGCTCCGTAAAACCTCTGGAACACTTTCCCCTCTAAAATCAAACGGGCGTGTATATTGAGGATACTCAAGGAGGTTACTTTCGAAAGTTTCTTCCGATAGAGATTCCTTGTTGTGAAGTAATCCCTCAACTAACCTTAATGCTGCATCAAGGATAACAAGTGAAGCTATTTCACCACCACTTAAAACATAATCCCCAATTGAAACTTCCATATCGACAAAATTCATAACCCTTTCATCAACACCTTCATAATGGGTTGGTATGAAAAGGATTTTCTCCTTGGAAGATAATTCTTTTGCAAGTGTCTGATCGAGTTTTATGCCTTGTGGAGAGGTAAGTATTTTGAATTGTTTACCATAGTTTTCTTCAATATACTCTACCCCTTTCACGATTGGTTCTACAAGCATTACCATACCCGCTCCACCACCATAAGGCGTGTCGTCGGTTGTTTTATGCTTGTCCTTTGTAAAGTCCCTAAGGTTATGAACATAGTAATAAAGAATATTTCTTTCTATTCCAACTCTAAACAAACCAAAGGACCTTGCACATTCGAAAAACTCAGGGAATATGGTGAGAAAATGAGCTTCCATAAAGTAAAAGAGGCACCCTTAGGTGCCTTCTTTAATCTCTACTACAACACCGTCTTTAACGAGGACCTCAACACCTGCAATCTTCTTGAAGAGATTGTCACCCACATCAACATCCACAAGGCCCTCAATAACCGTATACGGATAAATGCTTTCAAGCGGTAATGCTTCTATTTCTTTGATCTTTTCTCTTAAATCGGCAGCAATAGCCTCTTGAAGCATCCTTTCTTCTTCAATTCTTGCTTTTAAACTTTCAACATAGGTTGGATTTTGAATGCCTGCACTCTCAATAACAAGGCGCGCAAGCGACGATTTTAACTCACGCGCCTTGCCCTCTGCTGCTTCCAATTGTCTTGAAATTTCTTTTTTAAAATCTTCTTTAAACTTTTCGGTTACTATAACTTTGACTATTACATTTTGCTTAAGGTGAAGCACACTCATCGAGCACTCCTTTAGGTTATGCTCCTCTTGGCTTGGAGTTGATCTGAATGCTTGCTGCTTTTCCAATCTTAGAGGATGCTGCTTTTACAATAGTTCTTAGTGCGTTTGCGGTTTTACCCTGCTTTCCGATAACCTTACCGATATCGGAATCTGCAACCTTTATTTCGTAAATAACTGCAGTTTCACCTGCAACTTCTGTAACCTTAACTTCTTCTGGGTTATCAACTAATGCTTTAACAATGGTTTCAATAAGTTCTTTCATCACTTACCTCCTTTGAGTTTTAGGTACTCGTCCCAAATTTTTGCTCTTTTGAGAAGATTCAATACGCTTTCTGTAGGCTGCGCGCCTTTCTTTAACCACTCAAGAACCTTTTCCTTGTCGAAAACAAGTTCTTCTGGTTCCACAACTGGATTCCAGTGTCCAACAATTTCAATAACCTTGCTATCAGTTGCAAAACGCGAGTCGGAAACTATAACCCTGTAGAATGCTCGATGAGGTGCTCCAACTCTTGCAAGCTTAATTTTTGTAGCCAACTTTCGCCTCCTAAAATCAGTTTCGTCTAAATCAATTTATTATAACAAAAATCAAAATCGTTTGCAAGTTAAAAATTTAAAACAGAAAAATTTATTCTTACATCTTTTTTAAGAAGTGAAGAAAATTCATCCAATAGATCTTCATCAATTTGTACTACTATTAAACCATCCTCTGTGAATTCCCTTTTTACAATTTTGTGCGGTATCTTACTCAAAGCGTAGTTCACAAAATTGAAGGAGGAGTATGGAAACCTAACCTCTAAAGTTTTAGTTGTCTTCTCTTCTACAATATTTGCACTTTTTATTGCAAATTCCGCAGTCGATCCATACGCCTCTATTAAACCAGGGATGCCTAGTTTTACACCACCAAAGTAACGTGTTACAACAACACAAATATTGTAAACATCAAAATGTCTTATCGCATTAAAAATAGGAACTCCTGCAGAACCACTTGGCTCCCCATCATCCGAATAATACTGTTCACGCGTTACAAGCCTGTATGCATACGGGTTGTGGTTCGCATCTTTGTATTTTTCTTTTATAACATCCAAAAAAGCTTCCACCTCTTTTAAATTCGAAACCTTCTTTACGGTCCCTATGAAAATTGACCTTTTAATAACATTTTTTACTACGATATCTTTTTCTACTGTATTAAATTTCATATTGCAAGGCTTTTTAACTTTGTAAGCAGTTTTTCCTTCTCAAATTCATCAAGTTTTGCCTTCTTAATTGATGTTTCAAAAACTTCGATAGTTTTATCGTAAATATCTCTCATAACAGGATAGGGATAGCCATCTTTTCCACCGTGCGCAAAGGAAAATGTCGCAGGATCTTTGTAGGAAAGAGGCGTTCCAAAAAGAAGGTGCGAGGAAAGTGCTAATGCCCTTAAACTCTTTTCTCCGAGCCCTTTAACAAGCAATAATTCTTCAAAGTCTTTAGGATTTACATCTTTTACAAAACTAAAAATCTTAGAAAGACGCTCTCTATCAAAATCACTTTCATAAATAGGATGGTGTGAAGGAAATTTTATTTTCTTTATTTCATTTACAAAATTACCATCATTTGCAAGGAAAACCATCTTCTCCTGTGTTTCTCCGATAGTAGCATCAACAAGGTTCAGAGGCTTTTCAAACTTTACAGTAATAACTCCTTTATGCGGATCTTTTACAAAACTCTTAAGCCCAAAAGAGTTCCAGTGGTACCTCCGTGCATAACGATTTTCCTCTTTCATTCCCTGCTGCACAATTGTCCAGTTTCCAAATTTATCAAATACAACGAAATGATGATAAAGTTTATAACCATCCTGCACACAGGAAGAGTCAATCTTTGCAACTAAACGAGAAGTCCTCTTTAAGGTATTTGCAATATTTTCACTTACATAGCCCTTCTCTAATATAAAATCAATATCTACTGGTGTATCTAAAGCCCTTGCCCCTTTCCCCCCTGCAAAAAATACGCCATAATTTTTGCTTTCCTCTCCAAATCCTGAAATTATTGCACCAGTTGTCGTTGTAGTAAGCCCCGAGCTGTGCCAGTCAAAACCAAGAAGACACCCAAATGATTGAAACCATACTGGATCGCTTAATCTTTTAAGGTACTCTTCAACTCCAAAGAATTCAATAATAGCAGAAGAAAGTGCTCGTGCAAGTTTCTCCATCCGCTTAAAAAGCCAGGGCGGTGCATGTCCTCCGTGAAGCGGCAAATCAACATATCCTTGTTTCATACAACAATTATACACATATCCATCTTTTGAAAAAGGAGTGTTTTATATATAATTAAAGTATGAAGAGAATAGCGATAGTAGATGACGAAAAGGACATCGTTGACCTTGCCTCTTTTTATATCGAAAGGGAGGGGTTTAAGGTTGACAAGTACTACACTGGGGATAGTTTCCTTAATGCAATTGGTTCGAAAAGGTATGACTGCATTGTTCTTGACTTAATGCTTCCAAATGTCGATGGTCTTACAATCCTGAAAACGCTCAAGTCAAGAGAAGACACGAAGGATATCCCCGTTATAATACTCACTGCAAAAAATTCAGAGGGGGATATGGTGCTTGGATTGGAAATTGGTGCAAATGATTACATCCCTAAACCATTTTCACCAAGGGTTCTTGCTGCAAAAGTTAAGGCTTTTGTTAGAGAAGGTAAAAAGACAACAATCCAGGCAGGTGATATAACTCTTGACATCGCAAACTATGTTGCTTACTGCAAGGACAGAGCAGTAAAACTTACACCTACTGAATTCCGCATTTTGAAGGTACTCGTTGAAGGCAAGGGAAAAGTCTTTACAAGAGAAGAACTTCTGAGTGAAGCCTTTCTGCACACTGTTTCACCAACGGAACGTGCTGTTGATGTCCATGTAAAAAGCATAAGAGACAAACTTCATGAGTGCGGAAAGTATATTGTTACGGTGAGGGGGGTTGGCTACAAATTCCAATTAGAAGAATAAATTTTACCCTCTTAAGCGCTGCAGGGTTAATACTAATTTCCCTAATAACCTTACCTTTTAGGAACCTCTTAGGGTTATCTTTTACTTTGTTAACAATTTCATTTTTAATCCTGGTTGCATACATCTTTATTGAATCAAACGAAATAGGTGACTTAGAAAAATTCCTTAAAAACCTCATAGAGAAAAAGGAAATAAAAAATTTCGAAGGTGACTCAAAGATCTTTGAAGAAGTTCGAATTTTCCTTAAAACTTTAGGCGAATCATATTTAAGGGAAGAAAGCGATTTAAGAAACATAAGAACAATCTGTAATGAAATCTCTTCAAAAGTAGACGAAGCGATAATCATAATAAACGCAGAAGGAGAAATAGTTTTTAAAAATAAGGAGGCTGAAAACCTTATTAAGCTTAAAGACAAGAAACTCTACTATGAAGCCATAAGAAATAGCACCATCATAACAATTATAGGAAACGCACTAAAGGAAAATAAAACAATAGAGCAAAATGTAGAAATTAACGGGGTTTTGTATAATGCCACACTTTCGCCAGTTACTCTTTATGACAAGCAACACATTCTTGCAATTTTCAAAAAACTTGAGGATTTTAGAAACGAGACATTCCTCAAGAGTCAATTTTTGGAGGCAGTTTCTCACGAGATGAAAACTCCACTTTCCTCGATTCTTGGAACAGTTGAGATATTAGAAAACGAAAATTTCATAAAGAAAAAAGGGCTGCAATTCCTTACAATATTAAAAGAAAATACCGAAAGGCTTAAGAAACTCACAGAAAGAATTTTAAAGTTAAGTGAAATTGAATCTGTTAGAAATAGCCTTAAAGAAATAGTAGACTTAACAAAATTAGGTGAAGAAGTTGTAAAAAAATTTGAGAATCAGTTTAAAGAAAAGGGACTTGAGTTTACATACGAGATACAAGAAAATACAAAAATAAGAGGCAACTACTTTTTATTAGAAGATGTTTTAATAAATCTCCTGGAAAACGCAATGAAGTATACTGAAAGTGGTAGAGTATCTCTAAAGATATTCAAGGACGAAAAATATGCATACATTGAAGTAGAGGACACAGGAAAAGGAATAAGAGAAGAGAACATCGACAAAATCTTTGAACCTTTCTACAGAGAAGACCGCTCAAGAAACGAAAATGTAAAAGGGACAGGACTTGGTTTAACAATAACTAAAAGAATTGTGGATATGCATTCAGGAGAAATTAAGGTAGAAAGTAAACCTGGTGCAGGAACAAAGTTCACCTTAAAGTTCCCGAAAGTTGATTAACACAATTTAACCATATTTTAACCATTTCTTAACTAAAAATGCTTTTTTATGGATATTTTTCCACTTAAGATGTAAGTGGAGGTGAAGGCATGAATAAGAAAGGGAAATTCTTAGCGTATCTTCTAGTAGCAGTCATCTCAGTGTCAGTCGTCTTTGGTTTTACCGGTTGCAAGCAGTCAGGGAGTAATCAAGGAGCAACTTCTCAACAACCTGCTCAGGAAGTAAAAATCACAATGAACGGATCAACAACAGTTTTTCCAATTGCTCAAAAGGCTGCAGAAGTCTATATGGATAAACACCCGAATGTGAAGATTTCTGTTGAGGGAACAGGTTCTGGAAACGGGATTGCTGCACTTATCGATGGAACAACAGACATTGCAAACTCTTCAAGAGAAATTAAGCAAGAGGAGATTGAGAAAGCAAAGGCAAAAGGCGTAAATCCTTATGAAATCCCAATAGCACTCGATGCACTTTCTATTATTGTAAACCCGGCAAACCCCATAACGAACCTCACACGGGAACAGGTAATCGATATTTTTACAGGCAAAATAACAAACTGGAAGGAATTAGGTTGGAAAGATGCACCAATTGTAGTTGTTTCAAGAGACTCTTCGTCAGGTACATACGGTGCATTTATGGAACTTGCACTTCCTAAGGATGCAAAGATTACAGACAAAGCAGTCTATCAATCATCAAACCAGACGGTGAAAAATACTGTTGCATCTACAGAAGGTGCAATTGGTTATGTCGGGCTTGGATACCTTGATTCTTCAGTTAAGGCGGTAAGTTACGAAGGCGTAATGCCATCCAAAGAAACAGCAATTAATAAAACCTATAAGCTTTCAAGACACCTATATATGTACACAAATGGAGAACCAAAAGGAGAGGTAAAGAATTTTATAGACTTCGTTCTATCTCCTGAGGGGCAGGATATTGTAGAAAGTGTCGGTTTCATTAGAATAAAGTAGTATGAAGAAAAACTTTGGGGAGTATTTACTTCCAATTTTTGGATACATTGCAATTATTATTCTTGCAGGAATAGTAATAACAATTGCAGACCAGGGATTGCCACTTCTTTCAAAGTACTCCCTGAAAGAACTATTGCTCGGTAAAGAGTGGAGGCCTACAAGCGTGCCTCCGCTCTTTGGCTTCCTTCCTTCAATTATCTCAACATTTTATATCTCCATATTTTCTATGCTTATTGCGCTACCACTATCTCTTGGCACAGCCATATACCTTTCAAAAATAGCAAGCCCAAAGGTAAGAAGTATTCTTAAACCAGTAATTGAGCTTCTTGCAAATATACCATCAGTAATTTATGGCATGTTTGCGCTATTATTTTTAGGTCCAATCTTAAAAAAGTTGTTCAATTTACCCGTTGGACTTAACGGGCTTAACGCAAGCATAGTTCTTGCAATAATGTCTATTCCTACGATTACGACACTTTCTGAAGATGCAATCTCGATGGTCCCAAAGGAACCAGAACTTGCATCATATGCACTTGGTGCATCAAACCTTGAAACGATATTTGGGATAACAATACCATCAGCTTCTGCAGGAATTTTTGCATCAATCACTGCTGGCTTTGGAAGGGCGATTGGTGAGACTATGGCTGTATTGCTTGCATCTGGCAATTCTATAAGAATTCCCCATAGCATCCTTGAGCCAATGCGACCAATAACTGCAACAATTGCTCTTGAAATGGCAGAAACAGCGGTTGGCTCAGACCACTACAGAGCGCTATTTCTCCTTTCTTTGGTGCTTCTTATTTTTGTCCTCTCATTCAATCTTTTAAGCAGGTATTTAAGGAAATTGTACAGGAAAAAATTATATGGATAAATTAACGAAAGAAAAAATATTTTTTACAATATTTAGATTACTTGCATTTACATCTCTTCTGATTGTCTTTACCCTTATTTTCTATATACTCTCAAAGGGACTTAAAGTAATTTCTCTTAATTTCATAATCGATTACCCAAGAAACAGTTTTACCGAAGGTGGAATTTTCCCTGCAATTGTTGGAAGTTTGTATCTTGTGGGGCTTGCAATAATTTTTGCAGTTCCTATAGGTGTATTAGGCGGCATCTATCTTTCAGAATATACTAAGGAAAATACACTTACAGAGGCTATAAGACTTGCAATAGACACACTGTCCGGCATACCATCAATTATTTTTGGACTTTTCGGTTTGGCTGTGTTCTGCAAAATACTCAATCTAAAGGTTTCTTTAATTGCAGGAAGTTTAACACTTTCAATCCTTATACTTCCTACAATTTTTTCTGCAACCATTGAGAGTCTGAAACTTGTTCCAAAGGACTTTAGAGACGCATCCTATGCACTTGGCGCAACAAAATGGCAAACAACCTGGGAGATAGTAGTAAAAACTGCACTTCCAAATATTATTACAGGCGTTCTTCTGAGTATAGGAAGGGCGATAGGCGAAACAGCACCAATACTTTTTACTGGGGCTACTTTCTACACGAGAGGCCTTCCTGAAAGCATTTTTGAGCCGGTTATGGCGCTCCCATATACAATATACGGGCTTCTTGCGGAAGGAACTTTTCCTCAAAAGCAAGTTCCCATAGCATTTGGTGCATCAATCGTATTAATTGTGCTTGTTTTCATAATAACGCTTCCTGGTATAATTATTAGGAACAAATTTAGGAGCAAGAAAAAATGGTAAAAATATCTGTAAGAAACTTAAAGGCATTCACAAAAAAACAGGAGATTCTGAAAGGAATATCGCTTGATATCCACGAAAACTCCGTTACAGCAATTATAGGTCCTTCTGGATGTGGTAAATCAACATTCCTTAGAAGTCTCAACAGGATGAATGACTTTTTTGAAGATATAACAGTCGAAGGTGAAGTGTTGCTTGATAACAAAAATATATACGATAAAGATGTTAATGTTTTCGAGTTGAGAAGGCATGTAGGTATGGTGTTTCAAAAGCCAAACCCATTCCCAAAGTCAATATTCGAGAATGTTGCATACGGATTGAAGATCCATGGGATAAGAGATAAAAAAACAATAGAAGAAAAAGTCATATGGGCGCTAAAGGAAGCAAATCTATTTGAAGAGGTAAAAGATAAGTTAGATGAGTCAGCTTTTAGCTTGTCAGGTGGTCAGCAACAGAGGCTTTGTATCGCAAGGGCAATTGCAGTTGAACCTGAAGTGCTTCTTATGGACGAACCTGCATCTGCCTTAGACCCAATATCGACACTTCAACTCGAGCGCTTGATTGAGAAATTGAAAAAGGAGTTTACCATTGTAATCGTAACCCACAACATACAACAGGCAGGAAGAGTCTCTGATTATACTGCCTTCCTTTATATGGGAGAACTTGTAGAATACGATAAGACAGAAAGGATGTTTACAACGCCAAAGAATAAACTCACAGAGGATTACCTTGAAGGTAGATTTGGATGAGGTGAAAAAATGTTAGAAGATAGATTAAAAGCGTTAACAGAAAAAATTTTGAAAATGTCAAGCATTGCAGAGGAAATGGTAAAACTATCAGTTAGATCGATAGTAGAAAAGAAAATGGAATGGGCTGAAAAGGTAATAAACGAACTTGAGCCTCAGGTAAACGATCTTGAAATAGAAATCGATGACCTTGCCATAGAAACACTTGCACTTTACGCACCTCAGGCAAAAAACCTGAGAAAAGTTGCGATGATAATAAAGATGGTAAAAGACCTCGAGAGGGTTGGCGACCTTTCAGTAAACATAGCTGAGTTTGCAAGGGAATTAATACCGCAGCCAGATGTAAAGCCTTATATAGACCTTCCAAGAATGGCTGAAACTGCCTTGCAGATGCTTGACGATGCAATTACCGCTTTTGTAAACGAAGATAGCGCCCTTGGAAAAGAAATATGTATAAGAGACGACATAGTCGACCAACTTAACGACCAAATTATAAGAGAACTTATAACCTATATGCTAAGCGATCCGAGAACAATAAACAGAGCAATACTCATAATAAGAGTTTCAGAAAATGTTGAGCGTATCGCAGACCAGGCAACAAATATTGGTGAATATGTAGTCTATATAGGCGAAGGAAAAGTTATAAAGCACCACCACTTCGAAAAAGAGAGTTAAAGTTTTAGATTTACCCTTGCGTATTCAAGAAGGAGCCTCGAAAAGCCATTAAAATACCTTAGAGAGTAGAAAAGTGCCTCGTTGTATTTTCCCATTGTATCCTTATCGAAAGTTTGTATTTTGCTTTCATCAAGTTTAAACTTGTTTTTACGACTATTAATTTCGTCACCAAATAACTTTGTTTCAAGAGGCCAAAGTATTCTTACCCTGGGTCTATTTAGAGAAGCGGCAAGTTTTCCAAGTTCAACAAGAGATTTAACATCGCTAACTTTCATAGGCATATAATCCTCTGAAAGCACCTTTACAAAATCAGGATTGTGAACCTTAACCATATACCCTTGGTAATCTTCAAGTGCGTAGTGGTGATTTGAACACATTGTTGTAAGTCCGCCTACTCCTGAAAAAATATTCTTCAAGATCACAGAAGCTGGTCCTGGCGTCCCATGGTATGGCTGGGTTATGTCCTCCATATAGTGAAGAGCCCTTGCAAGGAAACGGAAAGTCCAATAAAGGTCGTTCTTTTCCTTTGCAATCTCTGCCATATGAAACCAGAAGTCAATCATATACGGCGCTACACCA contains these protein-coding regions:
- a CDS encoding DUF763 domain-containing protein; this translates as MKQGYVDLPLHGGHAPPWLFKRMEKLARALSSAIIEFFGVEEYLKRLSDPVWFQSFGCLLGFDWHSSGLTTTTTGAIISGFGEESKNYGVFFAGGKGARALDTPVDIDFILEKGYVSENIANTLKRTSRLVAKIDSSCVQDGYKLYHHFVVFDKFGNWTIVQQGMKEENRYARRYHWNSFGLKSFVKDPHKGVITVKFEKPLNLVDATIGETQEKMVFLANDGNFVNEIKKIKFPSHHPIYESDFDRERLSKIFSFVKDVNPKDFEELLLVKGLGEKSLRALALSSHLLFGTPLSYKDPATFSFAHGGKDGYPYPVMRDIYDKTIEVFETSIKKAKLDEFEKEKLLTKLKSLAI
- a CDS encoding YigZ family protein yields the protein MKFNTVEKDIVVKNVIKRSIFIGTVKKVSNLKEVEAFLDVIKEKYKDANHNPYAYRLVTREQYYSDDGEPSGSAGVPIFNAIRHFDVYNICVVVTRYFGGVKLGIPGLIEAYGSTAEFAIKSANIVEEKTTKTLEVRFPYSSFNFVNYALSKIPHKIVKREFTEDGLIVVQIDEDLLDEFSSLLKKDVRINFSVLNF
- a CDS encoding RNA methyltransferase, with the protein product MIKLYMALLHYPAYNKNREIVATSIVIHDLHDMSRAARTYGVKTFYVVQPMEEQKKVVSRIVRFWQTVGYEYNPNRLEAISVMDVKDSLFDVIKDIESKEKEKPFIIGTSAKERKNKVDYDFIAKRLIEDKPVLVCFGTGWGIPEDFEVNFDGFLPPIVGITDFNHLSVRSAASIVLDRIILSFKAISSASSTD
- a CDS encoding KH domain-containing protein; this encodes MMKELIETIVKALVDNPEEVKVTEVAGETAVIYEIKVADSDIGKVIGKQGKTANALRTIVKAASSKIGKAASIQINSKPRGA
- the pstC gene encoding phosphate ABC transporter permease subunit PstC encodes the protein MKKNFGEYLLPIFGYIAIIILAGIVITIADQGLPLLSKYSLKELLLGKEWRPTSVPPLFGFLPSIISTFYISIFSMLIALPLSLGTAIYLSKIASPKVRSILKPVIELLANIPSVIYGMFALLFLGPILKKLFNLPVGLNGLNASIVLAIMSIPTITTLSEDAISMVPKEPELASYALGASNLETIFGITIPSASAGIFASITAGFGRAIGETMAVLLASGNSIRIPHSILEPMRPITATIALEMAETAVGSDHYRALFLLSLVLLIFVLSFNLLSRYLRKLYRKKLYG
- a CDS encoding YlqD family protein; translated protein: MSVLHLKQNVIVKVIVTEKFKEDFKKEISRQLEAAEGKARELKSSLARLVIESAGIQNPTYVESLKARIEEERMLQEAIAADLREKIKEIEALPLESIYPYTVIEGLVDVDVGDNLFKKIAGVEVLVKDGVVVEIKEGT
- a CDS encoding EamA family transporter, coding for MEKKTGLIVNLSLFLLFLVWANSYTFIKIAERQLEPIALVIARFFIIFPFLFLFKDFYSGLKKINSINDFLKIFLVGLLIVPSYHIFLNTAETMINASVAALVAGFSPVITGVFSSLILKEKLERKRILGLFISLLGVILLTYGISHKFEIKNTLGVILSLTSVTSWALATVTSKSLYNKFKPIEVNTLGLFFGTLALTPFIKRSYIEQILSMNTQTLIAVLYLGVLCILIGYAVWFKALEYKEASTTATFIYLNPIIGSLSGVIFLKEPMNITMIIGGITIILGLFFVNPLKMQKK
- a CDS encoding PstS family phosphate ABC transporter substrate-binding protein; translated protein: MNKKGKFLAYLLVAVISVSVVFGFTGCKQSGSNQGATSQQPAQEVKITMNGSTTVFPIAQKAAEVYMDKHPNVKISVEGTGSGNGIAALIDGTTDIANSSREIKQEEIEKAKAKGVNPYEIPIALDALSIIVNPANPITNLTREQVIDIFTGKITNWKELGWKDAPIVVVSRDSSSGTYGAFMELALPKDAKITDKAVYQSSNQTVKNTVASTEGAIGYVGLGYLDSSVKAVSYEGVMPSKETAINKTYKLSRHLYMYTNGEPKGEVKNFIDFVLSPEGQDIVESVGFIRIK
- a CDS encoding HAMP domain-containing histidine kinase yields the protein MLTISFLILVAYIFIESNEIGDLEKFLKNLIEKKEIKNFEGDSKIFEEVRIFLKTLGESYLREESDLRNIRTICNEISSKVDEAIIIINAEGEIVFKNKEAENLIKLKDKKLYYEAIRNSTIITIIGNALKENKTIEQNVEINGVLYNATLSPVTLYDKQHILAIFKKLEDFRNETFLKSQFLEAVSHEMKTPLSSILGTVEILENENFIKKKGLQFLTILKENTERLKKLTERILKLSEIESVRNSLKEIVDLTKLGEEVVKKFENQFKEKGLEFTYEIQENTKIRGNYFLLEDVLINLLENAMKYTESGRVSLKIFKDEKYAYIEVEDTGKGIREENIDKIFEPFYREDRSRNENVKGTGLGLTITKRIVDMHSGEIKVESKPGAGTKFTLKFPKVD
- the trmD gene encoding tRNA (guanosine(37)-N1)-methyltransferase TrmD — translated: MEAHFLTIFPEFFECARSFGLFRVGIERNILYYYVHNLRDFTKDKHKTTDDTPYGGGAGMVMLVEPIVKGVEYIEENYGKQFKILTSPQGIKLDQTLAKELSSKEKILFIPTHYEGVDERVMNFVDMEVSIGDYVLSGGEIASLVILDAALRLVEGLLHNKESLSEETFESNLLEYPQYTRPFDFRGESVPEVLRSGNHKEIERFRKKESLKRTLLKRPDLLLKHEFTKEEKELLKEIGLEIEELIRRIT
- the pstB gene encoding phosphate ABC transporter ATP-binding protein — its product is MVKISVRNLKAFTKKQEILKGISLDIHENSVTAIIGPSGCGKSTFLRSLNRMNDFFEDITVEGEVLLDNKNIYDKDVNVFELRRHVGMVFQKPNPFPKSIFENVAYGLKIHGIRDKKTIEEKVIWALKEANLFEEVKDKLDESAFSLSGGQQQRLCIARAIAVEPEVLLMDEPASALDPISTLQLERLIEKLKKEFTIVIVTHNIQQAGRVSDYTAFLYMGELVEYDKTERMFTTPKNKLTEDYLEGRFG
- the rpsP gene encoding 30S ribosomal protein S16 — encoded protein: MATKIKLARVGAPHRAFYRVIVSDSRFATDSKVIEIVGHWNPVVEPEELVFDKEKVLEWLKKGAQPTESVLNLLKRAKIWDEYLKLKGGK
- a CDS encoding response regulator transcription factor, which produces MKRIAIVDDEKDIVDLASFYIEREGFKVDKYYTGDSFLNAIGSKRYDCIVLDLMLPNVDGLTILKTLKSREDTKDIPVIILTAKNSEGDMVLGLEIGANDYIPKPFSPRVLAAKVKAFVREGKKTTIQAGDITLDIANYVAYCKDRAVKLTPTEFRILKVLVEGKGKVFTREELLSEAFLHTVSPTERAVDVHVKSIRDKLHECGKYIVTVRGVGYKFQLEE
- the pstA gene encoding phosphate ABC transporter permease PstA, which codes for MDKLTKEKIFFTIFRLLAFTSLLIVFTLIFYILSKGLKVISLNFIIDYPRNSFTEGGIFPAIVGSLYLVGLAIIFAVPIGVLGGIYLSEYTKENTLTEAIRLAIDTLSGIPSIIFGLFGLAVFCKILNLKVSLIAGSLTLSILILPTIFSATIESLKLVPKDFRDASYALGATKWQTTWEIVVKTALPNIITGVLLSIGRAIGETAPILFTGATFYTRGLPESIFEPVMALPYTIYGLLAEGTFPQKQVPIAFGASIVLIVLVFIITLPGIIIRNKFRSKKKW